Proteins from one Acropora muricata isolate sample 2 chromosome 9, ASM3666990v1, whole genome shotgun sequence genomic window:
- the LOC136929373 gene encoding dihydroorotate dehydrogenase (quinone), mitochondrial-like, with amino-acid sequence MAHLTFRQRVTRKLINHALGVVGCTGLMFTSYFTITGDEDFYRNYVMPAVMKTLSAERAHEFAVWLASKGFIPVDIDGDPEILQTKVFGLQFRNPVGLAAGFDKHGEAVDGLLKAGFGFVEIGSVTPAPQPGNDKPRVFRLKEDKAVINRYGFNSHGHQTVQSRLEEQFLERGHPSGILGINLGKNKMSDNAIHDYIKGVQCFSGWGDYLVINVSSPNTAGLRSLQGREQLTKLIDEVVQVRDSLPSNMRHPLLVKIAPDLSEYDKEDIASVVTRPKGGVDGLIVTNTTVSRPETLRSTNKNETGGLSGKPLTNLATRTVSDMYRLTGGKIPIIGVGGISTGQDAYNKIKAGASLVQLYTALAYEGPPVVKKIKRELAELLKNDGFNSIGEAVGIDHVKKDS; translated from the exons ATG GCTCATTTGACATTTAGACAACGTGTGACAAGGAAACTGATCAATCATGCCCTTGGAGTGGTTGGCTGCACAGGGCTGATGTTCACAAGCTACTTTACCATCACCGGAGATGAAGATTTTTATAGAAATTATGTTATGCCTGCTGTGATGAAAACCCTGAGTGCTGAGAGAGCTCATGAATTTGCTGTTTGGCTTGCCAGTAAAGGTTTCATTCCTGTTGACATTGACGGAGATCCTGAAATTTTG CAAACCAAAGTGTTTGGTCTTCAGTTTCGCAATCCTGTTGGCTTAGCAGCTGGTTTTGACAAACATGGAGAAGCAGTGGATGGTCTTCTTAAGGCTGGCTTTGGCTTTGTTGAAATTGGGAGTGTTACACCTGCACCACAGCCTGGGAATGATAAGCCTCGAGTGTTCCGACTAAAGGAAGACAAAGCTGTTATCAACAG GTATGGCTTTAACAGTCATGGCCATCAAACTGTTCAATCACGACTGGAAGAGCAGTTTTTAGAGAGGGGACATCCAAGTGGGATCCTAGGAATAAATTTGGGGAAGAACAAAATGTCGGACAATGCAATACATGATTACATCAAAGGAGTTCAATGCTTCAGTGGTTGGGGAGACTACCTGGTCATCAATGTATCTTCTCCTAACACCGCTGGATTGAGGTCACTTCAAGGGAGAGAACAGTTAACAAAACTTATAGATGAG GTAGTACAAGTGCGTGACTCTTTGCCCTCAAACATGCGTCATCCTTTATTGGTGAAGATTGCACCAGATTTGAGTGAATACGATAAGGAAGATATTGCTTCTGTTGTCACAAGACCAAAG GGTGGAGTTGATGGCCTCATAGTGACAAACACAACTGTCTCCAGGCCAGAGACCTTAAGAAGCACAAATAAGAATGAGACAGGGGGATTGAGTGGGAAACCGCTAACAAACCTTGCAACACGCACTGTGAGTGACATGTACAGGCTGACAGGAG GTAAGATTCCCATAATTGGAGTTGGAGGAATATCAACAGGTCAAGATGCCTATAACAAAATCAAAGCTGGAGCATCATTGGTTCAGCTGTACACAGCCCTGGCTTATGAAGGACCTCCTGTTGTTAAGAAAATCAAGAGGGAACTTGCAGAACTATTAAA GAATGATGGTTTCAACTCAATAGGAGAAGCTGTTGGTATTGATCATGTTAAAAAAGATAGCTGA